In Procambarus clarkii isolate CNS0578487 chromosome 82, FALCON_Pclarkii_2.0, whole genome shotgun sequence, one genomic interval encodes:
- the LOC123764427 gene encoding LOW QUALITY PROTEIN: uncharacterized protein (The sequence of the model RefSeq protein was modified relative to this genomic sequence to represent the inferred CDS: deleted 1 base in 1 codon), which yields MTRVLVQVLLLGLTTLALLHPGAAEQCATVVEDHEWQGNYIANFSSQTAVPFKGLDIVFTFDGPVTGMSYFEGSTELIDDTHVRLINNDKFYETGAFVHFGFSVSFNGDTKPLVVAIEMSGQDACDGTLAWTTESPYVQPCEPTGMGRYDYAQALCMSILFYEAQRSGHLPEDQRVTPWRWDSALDDGSDVGHDLTGGYYDAGDHVKFGFPMAYTATVLAWGLLDFPQGYAAAGQTEYGRAAVKWATDYFLKAHTAEYELYGQVGKGSLDHGFWGRPEDMYMDRPSMKIDKDAPGSDLAGETAAALAAASIVFKDVDSAYSAELLGVAEELYAFADEYRLEYHNSITDAADFYRSWSGYGDELLWGALWLYRATGDDTYLTKAQAAWDDFSLGEGALQFSWDDKKAGAYALGSLVDPSNTKYADALKAFLTYLKNDAQYTPGGLVFLDPWGSNRHAANVAFISLWAAKYGDPADAAANREWADGQLGYILGDFGHSFVVGFGVDPPSHPHHRSSSCPIPPQSCFENSWGQNQPGPNPHTLYGALVGGPDASDGYTDVRTDYQHNEVACDYNAAFSGALAAMVELN from the exons ATGACCAGAGTCCTCGTCCAGGTCCTCCTGCTGGGGCTCACCACCCTCGCCCTCCTGCACCCAG GAGCGGCCGAGCAGTGTGCGACCGTCGTCGAGGACCACGAGTGGCAGGGGAACTACATCGCCAACTTCTCCTCCCAGACCGCTGTGCCCTTCAAGGGCCTCGACATCGTCTTCACCTTCGACGGCCCTGTCACCGGCATGTCT TACTTCGAA GGCTCGACGGAGCTCATCGACGACACGCACGTCAGACTCATCAACAACGACAAGTTCTACGAGACTGGAGCGTTCGTCCACTTCGGGTTCTCGGTGTCGTTCAACGGTGACACGAAGCCTTTGGTTGTGGCTATTGAGATGAGCGGCCAGGACGCCTGCG ACGGGACGCTGGCCTGGACCACTGAGTCTCCCTATGTACAGCCCTGCGAGCCCACTGGCATGGGCCGATACGACTATGCTCAG GCCCTGTGCATGTCCATCCTGTTCTACGAGGCTCAGCGCTCAGGTCACCTGCCCGAGGACCAGCGCGTCACCCCCTGGAGGTGGGACTCCGCCCTGGACGATGGTTCTGATGTTGGCCACGACCTTACTGGAGGCTACTACGacg CTGGAGATCACGTCAAGTTCGGCTTCCCGATGGCCTACACCGCCACAGTGCTGGCCTGGGGCCTCCTCGACTTCCCTCAAGGATACGCCGCCGCTG GTCAGACGGAGTACGGGCGTGCAGCTGTCAAGTGGGCCACCGACTACTTCCTCAAGGCCCACACTGCTGAGTACGAACTGTACGGCCAG GTTGGTAAGGGAAGTCTGGACCACGGGTtctggggtcgacctgaggacatGTACATGGATCGACCCTCTATGAAGATCGACAAGGATGCTCCAG GTAGTGACCTGGCTGGGGAGACAGCAGCCGCCCTCGCTGCCGCCTCCATCGTCTTCAAG GATGTTGACTCGGCCTACTCGGCCGAGCTCCTGGGCGTGGCCGAGGAGCTCTATGCCTTCGCCGACGAGTACCGTCTTGAGTACCACAATTCCATCACCGACGCTGCAGACTTTTACAG GTCGTGGAGTGGGTACGGGGACGAGTTGCTGTGGGGGGCGCTGTGGCTGTACCGCGCCACAGGAGACGACACCTACCTCACCAAGGCTCAGGCGGCCTGGGACGACTTCTCGCTGGGGGAAGGCGCCCTCCAGTTCTCCTGGGACGACAAGAAGGCCGGCGCTTAC GCGCTGGGGTCACTGGTCGACCCCAGCAACACCAAGTACGCGGACGCCCTCAAGGCGTTCCTGACTTACCTGAAGAACGACGCCCAGTAcacacctggaggcctggtcttCCTGGACCCTTGGGGCTCGAACCGTCACGCTGCCAACGTCGCCTTCATCTCCCTCTGG GCGGCCAAGTACGGAGACCCAGCTGACGCTGCGGCCAACAGGGAGTGGGCTGACGGTCAACTTGGCTACATCCTGGGTGACTTCGGTCACTCCTTCGTCGTGGGCTTCGGTGTCGACCCGCCGTCGCATCCCCATCACCGCTCCAG CTCCTGTCCAATTCCACCTCAGTCTTGCTTTGAGAACAGCTGGGGCCAGAACCAGCCAGGACCCAACCCGCACACCCTCTACGGCGCCCTCGTCGGCGGCCCCGACGCG TCTGACGGCTACACTGACGTTCGTACGGACTACCAGCACAACGAGGTCGCCTGCGACTACAACGCCGCCTTCAGTGGAGCTCTCGCCGCTATGGTCGAGCTTAACTAG